The following proteins come from a genomic window of Macadamia integrifolia cultivar HAES 741 chromosome 14, SCU_Mint_v3, whole genome shotgun sequence:
- the LOC122061419 gene encoding bidirectional sugar transporter SWEET3b-like isoform X2: MGGYALHLAVGIMGNATSLLLFAAPILTFKRVIRKRSTEEYSCVPYIVALFNCFLYTWYGLPVVSNKWENFPLVTINGLGVLMESTFIFIYFWFASAKGKKVVALVAVPVITAICITALVSTFAFHSHRQRKVFVGSVGLVACVGMYGSPLVAACPNLIGCPLGIFQLMLYFMYRKKGIKAEPIKMDIESNGSVELKTPQPAINGTNGKI; the protein is encoded by the exons ATGGGGGGATATGCCTTGCACTTGGCCGTTGGAATAATGG GAAACGCAACTTCTTTGCTACTATTTGCAGCACCAAT ATTAACTTTCAAAAGGGTCATAAGGAAGAGAAGCACTGAAGAGTACTCATGTGTCCCTTACATTGTTGCTTTGTTCAATTGTTTCTTGTACACATGGTATGGTTTGCCTGTAGTGAGCAACAAGTGGGAAAATTTCCCTCTAGTCACCATTAATGGCCTTGGAGTTCTTATGGAGTCCACCTTTATCTTCATCTACTTCTGGTTTGCTTCTGCAAAGGGCAAG AAGGTGGTTGCTTTGGTAGCTGTACCTGTGATAACAGCAATTTGCATCACCGCATTAGTATCTACATTTGCATTCCATAGCCATCGTCAACGTAAGGTGTTTGTTGGGAGCGTTGGACTCGTGGCCTGTGTTGGCATGTATGGCTCTCCACTGGTTGCTGCG TGTCCGAACCTCATTGGATGTCCATTGGGTATCTTCCAGCTGATGCTATACTTCATGTACCGGAAGAAGGGAATCAAAGCAGAACCAATCAAGATGGACATAGAATCCAATGGATCAGTAGAACTCAAAACTCCCCAACCTGCAATCAATGGCACCAATGGAAAGATCTAA
- the LOC122062123 gene encoding MYB-like transcription factor ETC3 isoform X1, giving the protein MDRRRRKQAKTVKNVSEEVSSIEWEVINMTEQEEDLIYRMHRLVGDKWHLIAGRIPGRTAEEIERFWIMKQGEGGSRRKERQSQSSKS; this is encoded by the exons ATGGACAGACGTCGCCGGAAGCAAGCCAAGACAGTCAAGAATGTTTCTGAAG AAGTGAGTAGCATTGAATGGGAAGTCATAAACATGacagaacaagaagaagatctCATCTATAGGATGCATAGACTCGTCGGAGACAA GTGGCATTTGATAGCAGGGCGTATTCCAGGAAGAACAGCAGAAGAAATAGAGAGGTTTTGGATAATGAAACAAGGTGAAGGTGGCagtagaagaaaagagagacaaTCTCAGAGTTCAAAAAGCTAG
- the LOC122062123 gene encoding MYB-like transcription factor ETC3 isoform X2, whose translation MDRRRRKQAKTVKNVSEVSSIEWEVINMTEQEEDLIYRMHRLVGDKWHLIAGRIPGRTAEEIERFWIMKQGEGGSRRKERQSQSSKS comes from the exons ATGGACAGACGTCGCCGGAAGCAAGCCAAGACAGTCAAGAATGTTTCTGAAG TGAGTAGCATTGAATGGGAAGTCATAAACATGacagaacaagaagaagatctCATCTATAGGATGCATAGACTCGTCGGAGACAA GTGGCATTTGATAGCAGGGCGTATTCCAGGAAGAACAGCAGAAGAAATAGAGAGGTTTTGGATAATGAAACAAGGTGAAGGTGGCagtagaagaaaagagagacaaTCTCAGAGTTCAAAAAGCTAG
- the LOC122061849 gene encoding rhodanese-like domain-containing protein 4, chloroplastic isoform X2, translated as MEILNAACLNTVSVLSDRRTEPGKICSLPPRSTAKFSKSVNLGCFPSKFSEVLSRNFSGSLVVLSSVFSSGLARALSYEEALEQSTGSSTSKNGSDFDVGALVDGVVSFAVENPAIIVGGATILALPLVLSQVLKKPKPWGVESAKNAYAKLAEDVEAQLLDIRSPVEFREVGSPDIRGLKKKPLSIAYNGQDKLGFLKKLSLKFKEPENTTLIILDKFDGSSELVAELVTANGFKAAYAIKDGADGTRGWLESSDTLPVTFGIAVATGLGLLAFTEIETILQVLGSAALLQLVSKKLLFAEDRRETLQQVDEFLNTKVAPKELVGDIKQIGKSLLPAPKEGSPNSEPEVEIAAADPVPQINSVPKPESVPGLRKSLSPFPSYPDFKPPTSPSPSQP; from the exons ATGGAGATCCTCAATGCAGCATGTCTGAATACAGTTTCAGTTCTTTCTGATAGGAGGACAGAACCCGGGAAGATTTGTTCACTTCCTCCAAGATCGACAGCTAAATTCTCTAAGTCTGTTAATTTGGGTTGTTTCCcatcaaaattttcagaagTTCTATCAAGGAATTTCAGTGGGAGCTTAGTGgttctttcttctgtttttagCAGCGGACTTGCAAGAGCTCTCTCATATGAGGAGGCTCTGGAGCAATCAACGGGATCATCTACATCAAAGAATGGTTCTGATTTTGACGTGGGTGCTTTAGTTGATGGGGTTGTTAGTTTTGCAGTAGAAAACCCAGCAATTATTGTTGGTGGAGCCACCATTTTAGCTCTTCCACTAGTTTTATCTCAGGTTCTGAAGAAACCCAAGCCTTGGGGTGTTGAGTCTGCAAAGAATGCTTATGCCAAATTGGCAGAAGATGTTGAAGCTCAATTGCTTGATATAAGGTCCCCTGTAGAATTTCGGGAAGTGGGTAGCCCAGATATTCgaggattgaagaagaaacctcTGTCGATTGCATATAATGGTCAAGACAAGCTGGGGTTCTTGAAGAAGTTGAGCTTGAAGTTCAAAGAACCAGAAAATACTACATTGATTATTCTAGACAA GTTTGATGGGAGTTCTGAATTGGTTGCCGAATTGGTCACTGCAAACGGTTTCAAAGCTGCTTATGCAATTAAAGATGGTGCAGATGGAACCCGAGGATGGCTG GAAAGTTCTGACACTTTGCCTGTTACCTTTGGGATAGCTGTGGCAACTGGATTAGGTTTATTGGCATTTACAGAG ATAGAAACAATACTTCAAGTTTTGGGTTCAGCTGCACTGCTTCAACTTGTTAGCAAGAAACTCCTATTTGCTGAA GATCGGAGGGAAACACTGCAACAGGTTGATGAGTTCTTGAACACCAAGGTTGCTCCCAAAGAGCTTGTTGGTGATATTAAG CAAATTGGGAAGTCTCTTCTACCAGCACCCAAGGAGGGGAGCCCAAATTCAGAGCCAGAAGTTGAAATTGCAGCTGCAGATCCTGTGCCGCAGATAAATTCAGTCCCCAAACCAGAATCAGTTCCAGGACTGCGAAAATCATTGTCTCCATTTCCATCT TATCCAGATTTCAAACCTCCAACATCTCCTTCGCCGTCACAGCCATGA
- the LOC122061849 gene encoding rhodanese-like domain-containing protein 4, chloroplastic isoform X1 — protein MEILNAACLNTVSVLSDRRTEPGKICSLPPRSTAKFSKSVNLGCFPSKFSEVLSRNFSGSLVVLSSVFSSGLARALSYEEALEQSTGSSTSKNGSDFDVGALVDGVVSFAVENPAIIVGGATILALPLVLSQVLKKPKPWGVESAKNAYAKLAEDVEAQLLDIRSPVEFREVGSPDIRGLKKKPLSIAYNGQDKLGFLKKLSLKFKEPENTTLIILDKFDGSSELVAELVTANGFKAAYAIKDGADGTRGWLNSGLPWIPPNKTLSLDFSNLTEAISGTLGESSDTLPVTFGIAVATGLGLLAFTEIETILQVLGSAALLQLVSKKLLFAEDRRETLQQVDEFLNTKVAPKELVGDIKQIGKSLLPAPKEGSPNSEPEVEIAAADPVPQINSVPKPESVPGLRKSLSPFPSYPDFKPPTSPSPSQP, from the exons ATGGAGATCCTCAATGCAGCATGTCTGAATACAGTTTCAGTTCTTTCTGATAGGAGGACAGAACCCGGGAAGATTTGTTCACTTCCTCCAAGATCGACAGCTAAATTCTCTAAGTCTGTTAATTTGGGTTGTTTCCcatcaaaattttcagaagTTCTATCAAGGAATTTCAGTGGGAGCTTAGTGgttctttcttctgtttttagCAGCGGACTTGCAAGAGCTCTCTCATATGAGGAGGCTCTGGAGCAATCAACGGGATCATCTACATCAAAGAATGGTTCTGATTTTGACGTGGGTGCTTTAGTTGATGGGGTTGTTAGTTTTGCAGTAGAAAACCCAGCAATTATTGTTGGTGGAGCCACCATTTTAGCTCTTCCACTAGTTTTATCTCAGGTTCTGAAGAAACCCAAGCCTTGGGGTGTTGAGTCTGCAAAGAATGCTTATGCCAAATTGGCAGAAGATGTTGAAGCTCAATTGCTTGATATAAGGTCCCCTGTAGAATTTCGGGAAGTGGGTAGCCCAGATATTCgaggattgaagaagaaacctcTGTCGATTGCATATAATGGTCAAGACAAGCTGGGGTTCTTGAAGAAGTTGAGCTTGAAGTTCAAAGAACCAGAAAATACTACATTGATTATTCTAGACAA GTTTGATGGGAGTTCTGAATTGGTTGCCGAATTGGTCACTGCAAACGGTTTCAAAGCTGCTTATGCAATTAAAGATGGTGCAGATGGAACCCGAGGATGGCTG AATAGTGGACTACCGTGGATACCACCAAATAAAACTCTGAGCCTTGATTTTAGCAACTTGACAGAGGCAATAAGTGGTACACTTGGA GAAAGTTCTGACACTTTGCCTGTTACCTTTGGGATAGCTGTGGCAACTGGATTAGGTTTATTGGCATTTACAGAG ATAGAAACAATACTTCAAGTTTTGGGTTCAGCTGCACTGCTTCAACTTGTTAGCAAGAAACTCCTATTTGCTGAA GATCGGAGGGAAACACTGCAACAGGTTGATGAGTTCTTGAACACCAAGGTTGCTCCCAAAGAGCTTGTTGGTGATATTAAG CAAATTGGGAAGTCTCTTCTACCAGCACCCAAGGAGGGGAGCCCAAATTCAGAGCCAGAAGTTGAAATTGCAGCTGCAGATCCTGTGCCGCAGATAAATTCAGTCCCCAAACCAGAATCAGTTCCAGGACTGCGAAAATCATTGTCTCCATTTCCATCT TATCCAGATTTCAAACCTCCAACATCTCCTTCGCCGTCACAGCCATGA
- the LOC122061419 gene encoding bidirectional sugar transporter SWEET3b-like isoform X1, which translates to MGGYALHLAVGIMGNATSLLLFAAPILTFKRVIRKRSTEEYSCVPYIVALFNCFLYTWYGLPVVSNKWENFPLVTINGLGVLMESTFIFIYFWFASAKGKKVVALVAVPVITAICITALVSTFAFHSHRQRKVFVGSVGLVACVGMYGSPLVAANKVMKTKSVEFMPFYLSLFSFLASLLWMTYGLLSHDLFLTCPNLIGCPLGIFQLMLYFMYRKKGIKAEPIKMDIESNGSVELKTPQPAINGTNGKI; encoded by the exons ATGGGGGGATATGCCTTGCACTTGGCCGTTGGAATAATGG GAAACGCAACTTCTTTGCTACTATTTGCAGCACCAAT ATTAACTTTCAAAAGGGTCATAAGGAAGAGAAGCACTGAAGAGTACTCATGTGTCCCTTACATTGTTGCTTTGTTCAATTGTTTCTTGTACACATGGTATGGTTTGCCTGTAGTGAGCAACAAGTGGGAAAATTTCCCTCTAGTCACCATTAATGGCCTTGGAGTTCTTATGGAGTCCACCTTTATCTTCATCTACTTCTGGTTTGCTTCTGCAAAGGGCAAG AAGGTGGTTGCTTTGGTAGCTGTACCTGTGATAACAGCAATTTGCATCACCGCATTAGTATCTACATTTGCATTCCATAGCCATCGTCAACGTAAGGTGTTTGTTGGGAGCGTTGGACTCGTGGCCTGTGTTGGCATGTATGGCTCTCCACTGGTTGCTGCG AATAAAGTGATGAAGACGAAGAGCGTGGAATTCATGCCGTTCTACTTATCCCTCTTCTCATTCTTGGCTAGTTTACTTTGGATGACATATGGTTTACTAAGTCATGATCTTTTCCTTACG TGTCCGAACCTCATTGGATGTCCATTGGGTATCTTCCAGCTGATGCTATACTTCATGTACCGGAAGAAGGGAATCAAAGCAGAACCAATCAAGATGGACATAGAATCCAATGGATCAGTAGAACTCAAAACTCCCCAACCTGCAATCAATGGCACCAATGGAAAGATCTAA